The following DNA comes from Riemerella anatipestifer ATCC 11845 = DSM 15868.
TTGAGAAACCTCTTTTCCGTTGATAGAGGCTTTTAACACTACATTACTTCCCATCATTCTAAAAGATTTAGCAGGGTCTGAACGGTTTTCCTGAAATGCTTTCTTGAATTGTTTCCTGTCTATTTTAACTAAATTTATTAGTTTGTCGGTAAGGTTCACTTCTTGAGTATTGTTTATTTTTTGGCTACCAATGAGTTCAAATGAAAACATTTTTTGGTGGTCTTCCATTTTTACAATTAACCCTGGTAGACCGTGAAACTTGTATGGTCCGTCTGGAATAGGAATATCTGTAGTGAACCACGCTGTCCATTTTCTACCTGCAAATTCAGTGGTGGCTTTTTGAACTTTCCAATTTTTAAAGGTTTCATGTTCTGGAACGATTTTCCATTGCATTTTTCTTTCGTCGCGTACGGCATAATCATCAAAACCTATTTTGGTATAAAGTTCTACTTCATAATTAGGATAAGTTTTTAGTATCCAATCTTTAACCTTGGCTCTTTTCATATTTTTTAGATGACTAAGGTTAATGTTACCAGAAGAAATTTGACTTTGTTTTTTAATTTCTTGATTGATTATAGAATCGTTTTCTTGTTTTATTTTGCTGTAGAATACCGATTTTTCCTTATAAACATCTAAATTCATAATTTCTGAAATTAGAGAGTCTTTTTTAGTAGAATCTACAGCAAATTTGTACTCATAAGTGAATCTTTGGTTTTGACCTAAAACCCAATTCATCATAAACAAACAAATGGTTGATAGAATAAATTGTTTCATAATTAAATATTTTTTTGTTAAAAGTAGAAAAAAATACTTAACATCAAACATCAGGTTGGTGTTAAAAAAAGTTAAATAAAAATTACCGTTTCAATTTTTTTAATAGAGGTGCAATGAGTTGTTGAGTTGGGTAAATTTTGCATATATAATTGCCTAAGAGAATGATAGTAAGCGCAAGTGTAGGGCGATAAATAAAGTCTATTATTGCCCAAGGTAAAGCGGGTAGATAGTATATCAGTAGGATTGTTCCGCTACATAATAAAGACATATACAACATCTTTAAAGAAAGCGGAAATACCCCAAAATATATTCGGTTGAATATAATTTTAATAATGTTAAAAGTGGTGAGAGAAATAGCGGTTGCCAAGGCTATTCCCATAATTCCTAAATCGGTATAGCGTAGAAATACGAGATTAAGCCCCACTGTAGCAAATGCTAAAAATAGCATGACTACTATGTTGAATTTGAAGTATTTGGACATTGAAATAATATGCCCATTGAAACCTGTGGCTAAATCAAAAAGAATAGCAGGACCTAGTATCCATAGTAGGTATTGGTGGTCTAATAGTTCGTTTCCGTTTTTAATCATCTGTCCTAAAAATGGAAATCCAGCTAAAAGACAGGTATAGAGGATAATCCCAATACAGAAAAGATTAAGAGAAGTTTTTTGATGAGAGGCTTGGAGTTTAGCCATATCGTTTTCTTCAAAACATTGGTTTATCAGTGGAGCGTAGATGGTGTAAAGTCCCATAGCAGGTACGGCAATAAGTTGCAAAATAGAGTAGAGGTTAGAGTAAACCCCGTTGAGTTTGAAATTAAGAAACTCGCTTATCATTACATTATCTATTTTGATAGCGATATAGTTGCCTATGTTTCCTAAAAAGCCATAAAAACTGTACTCTAAAAATTTTTTCCAAGTGTTATTAGCTCTAAAAAATTGTGTAGAAAAATCCCAGTTAAACCTGGTTAGTTTTTTATTGTACCAAAAATAGCCTACCAAAGACAATACAAATATTCCTAGAAAAAAAGCCAAAGCACCATATTCTGGAACTCCTAGAAAGAAAAATAACGAAAATGCTCCTATATTAGCGATTTTGGGGAATAAGTTTTCGAAAATATTAGGTATTGCTATTCTTTTATAATTAGAAATATATTTGTTGAGTACTGAGGAAATGGAAAGTAGAAAAAGTAATGGTAATATGAGATATTTCATATTCCAAAACTGAGTTTCTTTAAGGCTGGGAAACAGAAGACAAGCTAGAAAGAACGCTCCAGAAAATACTATGAAATTAAAGACTACAGCCAGTAGAGAGAGGGATAGCATACTTTGGTTGAGCCCCTGTTTTTCTGCGGAAAAAAAGAATTTTACATTAGAAAAAGAGATTCCAAAGACAATAATAGGTAAAAATGTCTCTGCCATAGGAAGAATATACCTTAGTTTTCCATAAAATTCATAATCATTTGGAAATAGAAATATAGAGGATAGAGTGCCTATTATAAAGCCTAAATAACCTATTATAGAATACTTTATTCCTTGTCTTGCAATAACATTCATCAATCAAACAATGAACTACAAAATTAACAAAATAATTAACATTTGTTTTAAATTTCTTAACTCAGTGTTATTGAGTTACATGCGTATTAAATGTTTATTATTGAGTATAAAAAAGGTGTTTCTATACAGAAATAATATAAAATGCGTAATAATAATTTTTGTTTATATTTATGGTTATCAGTATTATGCTTGTTTTTATTTAAGAAATTAGCTAAATTTATTTCTGATTGGAAATATTTCGTATATTTGTGTGTTACCAGCTATACACTCCAAACATTTCGCTAAGGACTTGAAACGATTAAAAAACGCTCTAAATTGTGAATAATAAGAAACTGAACTTAGACCCAGCCGAGCAGTGCGTGTTAGGGGGTCTAAATTCATTTTCTACAACGGACGACTTAAAAGCATATTTTTGAATGAGCCGACTCCTAAAAAATGTTGGAGAGTACAGCTGATAACTTTTAACGCTCGACAGAATGTTGGACTTTTAAAACCTAAAAAAGAGGAAAAATCCCAAAGGAAAGGAACTCAAACTGACGAAAAGCGGAAAAACGAATGGATTTCGGAACTGAAAACAGAAAAAGAATAACTAAAAAACTGTGGAACTGACTAAAGGCTGAAAAACTAAACGGTCAAATTGTGGACTTGAACGCTGAAAACGTGAAAAATGTGCGGACTGAATACTATGCGGAAAAGACACCACGCAGAAAAAAATAGTACAGCTGGTAACACGGTATTGCCGCAAGCGGGGTTTATTTATTTTTTAGAAAATTTTGTTTACCTTTGGGGGGTGGTATCTTAGTTGAAGTTAAGTGCTAAGAAGCCCCGCCTTCGGCAATACTCAACCGTTGTATGCAACACTAGATTGAACTGCAATCCTAATCTTATGAAAATATTACATTTTTTCTTAATCTTATTTACTGCAAATTTATTTTCACAAAATTATCGATTTATCTATGAATATAAATTTGCACCAGACAAAACAAAAAAGGACTCTCTTATAAATAATTACATGTATTTAGAATCTGACGGAATGCAATCTAATTTTATAAGTGAAACAAAATTTAAAATTGATTCGATAAAAAATTCTAGTAACGACATGGGCGAAATCATGAAAGCGGGTAGAATGGACAAAAATTTACATTATAACATTACTAAAGATTACAAAAAAAATGACATAGTTTATCATACGAAATTTACAACAATTAATTTTAGAATTCTCGAAAATGAACGACCAAATTGGAAAATTTTTGATGAACTTTTGAAAGTTGGTAATTATGAATGTCAAAAGGCAGAGACTTTTTATAAAGGTAGAAAATGGACAGCATATTTTACAAAAGCAATACCTATAAATGATGGACCTTACAAATTTTCAGGCTTACCAGGCTTAATTGTAAAAATATTCTCTGAAGATAATTCTCACCAATTTTCGTTAATTCAGCTCAAAAGAATTCAAAATTCAAAAATTCAAAATATTAAAAACGAAAGAACAATTACGAATACTCAATATCAAGAATATTTGAAAAATTACAGACCTACTATTTCAGACATTGCGGCAGTAAGTGTTGATAGCAATGGGACAAGTTCTTATATGATGAAAGATGGTAATGTAATAAATATTAATATAAGCAGAGAAACCTTAGAAAAGTATAGAAATAATCAAGATAAACTTGGTGAGATTATTATGAAAGAACTTGCAGGTTCTGCTCTCAATCCGATCGAATTAGATGAGTAAAAAAGTATTGCATACAACATAGTATTTGCAAAAGGCGGGAAGTGGTGTTAAATTGAAAAGTTGGAATATTTAGTCGCAAAATGCTTTTCAATTCAACTATTTTGATTAATTTAGTGGCATTGAAAAAGCATTTGCTACGGTTGGACTGAATTGAACTTTAGGTTCATTTCAGTTCCGCCCTTCGCAAATACCATGACCGTTGTAACCAATTTAGGAAAACCTTGTGGAAAAAACGACGGAAAAAATAAATGAAGATTTAAAAGCTGATTTTGTGTTACTAATGCACCCACGTTCTAAGTGGTTGTTTTGGAAATACTTTCGGAAATATCGAATAGAAGGCTCTTTGTGGAATATCTCTGAATTTATTGTTTACAAAGGAATAGAGGTCGAATTTATGTTTTATTCACGAGAAAACAAATTATTATTTCAAGAAACCTATGAATTAGATCGTTGGTTACCTCCTCGAACTAAACGAGAATTGATAATAGATTTACCTGAATTAGTGAAGAAAACAGAACGGAATTTTAACCATTTTGATTACCGAATTACTAAATGGATAGAAGTGTCAGGAGTAGGAGGACATAATACCGTTAAACCTTAAACTCCATCAAATTCTGGTGTCTAAACCTCATAAATAATTGATTTTCATATTTTTACAATACGGCATAGAATAGCCTAATTATTACATTAAGTGTTAAAAATCAAAATGTTACAATGTTTAAACTGTCTGAACAATCGGATTTAGGGGTAAGTATAAAGATAAAGAAATAAAGAAATAAAAACTGGTTACAACAAGGTATTGCCGCAAGCGGGGTTAATTGTTTTTTTAGAAAATTTTGTTTACTTTTGAAGAGTGGTATTTTAGTTGAAGTTAGGTGCTAATAAGCCCCGCCTTCGGCAATACCATGACCGTTGTGCCTCATTGTAAAAAGCCGACCGCACAAACAGCACATTTGGTTTTTGCCGATACGCAAGCCAACCCTAAAAACCAAAAGAGCTGTTTTTTGCCAACGCTTGACCGAAAAAATTTGTAAATTTGCGTTTTGAAACAGTATGATAAGATTTATTTACATAGCATTATTAACCCTGATTGGTTTCTTACTGACACCAACAGACATCTATGCTTGTGGGTCAAAATCTGAAAACATAGAAAATAATTGCACCAAACAATCCGACACCGAAGCGGAAAAAAAAGAGTGTTGCGACACAGAAAAAGGACAATGCAATAAGCACGGAAAAGATTGTGATGGAAAATGTGGCAACTCAAACTGTCATTGTCCTTCAAACCATACAAATTTTACTATTCCATTCTTAATCAAATTTTCAGGAATTAAGTTAATCCCCAACAAGCCAAATTTTTATTACCAAGATAGCTTTTATTCATCAGGTTTCATTTCTATTCGGCTACCGCCAAAAATAGGCTGATTTCTTGCCTTGACAGCCAAAGGTCTGTCCAATTGAACGCAATTATTAGCTTTCAATCACAATTTTTCATTCAACATTTAATTTTAAAAAAATGAAATCAATAAAAATATTGATGGCAATAACACTATTGCTATCGTTTACAGCGTGTAACGCTCAAATCAAAAACGCTAAAACCGAAAGCGTAAAAATTTACGGTAACTGTGGTATGTGTAAAACGACCATTGAAAAAGCAGGAAACATTAAGAAAGTAGCTCAGGTAGATTGGAACAAAGATACCAAAATGGCTACTCTTACTTACGACCCAAGCAAGACCAATCAAGATGAAGTTTTGAAACGCATTGCATTGGCGGGTTATGATAGCGAAAAATTTCTTGCACCTGATGATGTCTATGCGAAACTTCCTGAATGCTGTCAATACGACCGTGTGAAAAAATCGGAAACGGTAAAAGTAGAAACGATAGACAACCATTCTAATCACAATCACGGTGGGGCAACTGACAAGTCAACAGAAACAAAGCAAGAAGTAAATCAACTCAAATCAGTTTTTGAAAATTATTTCGCACTTAAAGATGCTTTGGTAAAATCTGATGGAAACTTGGCTTCTGCCAAAGCAAAAGAATTGCTCAACGCTCTTAATGCCGTGCAGATGAACAAACTTTCCAATGAAGAACATACTGTTTGGATGAAAGTAATGAAGGACTTGATATTTGATACCGAACACATTGAAGAAACCAAAGATGTTGGGCATCAAAGAGACCATTTCAATACCTTGTCTGACAATATGTATCAACTCTTGAAAGTTTCCAAACAAGAAACACCTACATATTACCAACATTGCCCAATGGCAAACAATGGTAAAGGTGCTAATTGGTTGAGCAAGGAAAATGCAGTGAAGAACCCATACTATGGTTCTAAAATGCTCACTTGTGGTAAAACGGTTGAAACCATTGAATAAATGAAGCTCTACATCAAAAATATGGTGTGTAGTCGCTGCAAAATGGTAGTGAAGTCTGAGTTGGAAAAACTCGGACTTCAACTACTCGCAGTTGATTTAGGCGAAGTAGAAGTAACACCCATTTCAGAAAGGCAAAAAAGTGAAATTGCAGAACACCTGAAAGGTTTTGGTTTTGAACTGATTGATGACAAGAAAAGCCGATTAATTGATAAAATTAAAACTTTAATAATTGAATTGGTGCATCAACAAAATGCCCAACTCAACACCAATCTTTCTGATTATTTGTCAAAACAGTTAACACAAGATTATTCATCTCTTAGCAATTTGTTCTCGGAAGTAGAAGATACGACCATTGAGAAATACTTTATTAACCAAAAAATTGAAAAGGTGAAAGAATTGCTTCTGTATGATGAATTGACACTGAATGAAATTGCTTTTCAGATGAATTATAGCAGTGTGGCATATTTGAGCAATCAGTTCAAAAAGGTAACAGGCTTTTCGCCTTCGCATTACAAGCAATTGAAAGACAAAAAACGGAAGCAGATTGAAGACTTATAAATGTTACAACTCAAACCCAAAATACCACAACAACAATGAACAAATAGCTTCGGAACTTTGTACCATAGTTATTAACTTTTAAAATGTAAGATTATGGTACATACATATCAAGTAACAGGAATGACCTGTTCAAGTTGCGAATCAAAAGTAAAATCATCGTTGCTAATGGTAGAAAATGTGGTAAATGTTGATGTTTCAAAAGACGAAAATTCAGCCACAATCACAATGGATAAACACGTTGCATTGGATAAGTTGCAGAAAGCCTTGACCGAAAAATATCAAATTTCTGCCCAACATCACAGCGAATTGGCTGAACAAACCAAAAGTTGGCTTGAAACCTACAAGCCTATTTTGTTGATATTTTTCTACATCTCATTGGTAACGCTATTGGTGCAATTTTCCAACAATAGGTTTGATGGTATGCAGTGGATGCGACATTTTATGGCAGGGTTCTTTTTGGTGTTTTCGTTTTTCAAAATGCTTAATTTGAAAGGCTTTGCCGAAAGTTATGTAATGTATGATGTTGTTGCCAAACGTTTACCCGCTTGGGCTTATATCTATGCTTTCACAGAATTGGCTTTGGGTATTGCTTTTTTAATCAATTTTAATCCGCTTGTTACTAATAGTTTAATATTTATAGTAATGAGCATCAGCATCATTGGCGTATTGCAATCGGTATTGAACAAAAAGAAAATTCAGTGTGCCTGTTTGGGTGCAGTGTTCAATTTGCCAATGAGTACCGTAACTATTATTGAAGATGCACTAATGATTGCAATGAGTGCTTGGATGCTTTTAAACCTAATTTAAAATGAAATTTATTAAATGGATAATCAAAAAAATATTTATAAAAAATTGTTGCCGATAGTTCTAATGCTATTGGCAACTACAACCATTTTCGCCCAAAAAGTGGTGCGATATGACCTTTACGTAAAAGACACTATTGTTAATTTTACAGGAAAAGAAAAAAGGGCAATAGCCGTAAACGGACAAATTCCTATGCCAACACTCACCTTTACCGAAGGCGATACGGCAGAAATTCATGTTCATAATAGGCTCAGAGAAAGCACATCGTTGCATTGGCACGGATTGTATTTGCCCAATAAAGAAGATGGTGTGCCCTACTTGACCCAAATGCCCATTGAACCGAATACGACCCACGTATATCGTTTCCCAATTATTCAAAACGGTACACATTGGTATCACAGCCACAGCGGACTGCAAGAACAAATCGGAATGTATGGCTCAATGGTTTTGCTCAAAAGAGCAGACGACCCAACTTTCAGAAAAGGCATTGATGATTTGCCTTCTGTGCCTATTATTTTGAGCGAATGGACAGACTATAATCCTGATAATGTACACCGAATGTTGCACAATGCTAATGATTGGTTCGCCATTAAAAAAAACACTGTGCAGAGTTATGCAGAAGCCAAAAAAGCAGGACATTTCAAAACCAAATTGACCAACGAATGGAAACGAATGTTGGCAATGGACGTGAGTGATGTATATTATGACAAATTCTTGATTAACGGAACATCTGAAAGCCAACTCGCTCAATTCAAAGCAGGCGACAAAGTAAGGTTGCGAATATCAAACGGTGGTGCATCTTCCTATTTTTGGCTCACGTATGCAGGTGGAAAAATGACTGTCGTTGCCAATGATGGCAATGATGTTGAGCCTGTTGTGGTGGATAGACTAATTATAGGAGTTTCAGAAACCTATGATGTCATCGTTACCATTCCGGCAGAAAATACTTCCTATGAATTTTTGGCAACACCCGAAGACCGAACTAAATCAGCATCTATTTACATAGGTTCAGGTATTAAGCAGTTGGCAAGTCCATTGCCTAAACTGAAATACTTTGAAGGTATGAAGATGATGAACGATATGATGAAAATGGATGGCACAATGAACGATATGGGTATGGATATGTCATTGCAACAAATGGATATGAATACGGTAATGTACCCTGAGATTACAGGAGAAAATAAACCCAAAAAATCCGAACATTCAGACCATAGCAATCATACAATGCCCAGTAATGACATTGTTACCTTAAACTACGCAATGCTGAAATCACCTACCAAAACCACTTTGCCAAAAGATGCACCTATCAGAGAATTAAGGTTTGAATTAACAGGCAATATGAACCGCTATGTGTGGAGTATGGACAACCGAGTGCTTGCTGAAACTGATAAAATTCTAATCAAAAAAGGAGAAATTGTAAGAATAACACTCTACAACAACTCGATGATGCGACACCCGATGCACTTGCACGGACACGATTTTAGGGTTATAAACGGGCAAGGCGATTATGCACCGCTTAAAAATGTTTTGGACATAATGCCTATGGAAACCAATGTGATTGAGTTTGAAGCCAATTTAGAAGGCGATTGGTTTTTTCATTGTCATATTCTCTACCATATGATGGCAGGGATGAACCGAGTTTTTAGTACAGAAAACCAAGCACCCAATCCATTGTTGCCTGACAAAAAATGGGCTTACAAAAAACTACAAAGAGAAAGCAACGAACTACATTTTATGTTTCAAAACGACTTTGCAACAAATGGAAATGATGGTATGACAATGTTACAAAATACCCGATGGAGTTTTGGCACTGAATGGCGTTTGGGATATAGCGACAAACACGGATACGAAACAGAAACACACATAGGGCGATACATAGGCAGAAACCAATGGCTAATGCCCTTTATTGGCTTTGATTGGCGATACAGAAAGCACGAAACACCAGAAAAAAATCTTTTTGGGCAGACTAATACCAAAGACAATCGGACACAGTTTAGTTTAGGGGTTGCATATACTCTGCCAATGCTTATAATTTTACAAACAGAAGTCTATCACGATGGAAACGTAAGAGTACAATTAAGACGTGAAGACATTCCACTTTCAAAAAGGTTTAGAGCTGCATTTATGGTAAATACAGACAGAGAATATATGCTTGGACTGAATTATATCGCAAGTAAAAACTTAGGTTTCAGAACGCATTACGACAGTGATATGGGTTTTGGAGTAGGACTGACATTTAATTATTAAAACCAACCCACAAGCCATACACATTGCCAAGTCGCACGAGCCGATACGCAAACCAAAACTTGGCAAAGAGTATGGCTTCCCAACAGTAACAGAATTGACCGACTATATAACGGACAAAAAAGAACAACGAAGGCACAACATCGGTTTTGCGTAATGGCGGGTTCAGTGCAAAATTGTAATTTTGTGCATCTAATTAGCATTTTGGTAGGCTGACAGTGAAGTGCATCTAAGTCTGCCACTACGCAAAGCCGCAAACCGTTGGCGGTCATTCTAAAAAACGTCACTGCCTAACAGAAAATTTCAATAAAAAATTTGCATATTGTTATCTGAATAGTTAACTTTGTGGTGTGGAAACTATAAGACAAGTTATTGCATATAAAAAATACTTTTTGGACTTCTACCAAGCCCAAACAGATGAAGTACAAAGAAAGATTGAATGGACTTTGAACTTGTTGCGGACAATTGACCGAGTTCCTAAAAAGTATTTTGACCATATAACTGGAACTGACGGACTTTTTGAAGTTCGGGTTGAACTTGGTGGAAACATTTTTAGAATTTTCGCTTTTTTCGATAAAGGAAATTTAGTTGTTTTAGGGAATGGTTTTCAAAAAAAATCTCAAAAAACACCAAAAAATGAAATAGAAAAGGCAATAAAAATAAAAGCAGAATATGAAAACGAAAGAAAATAACATTACAACGCTTGACGAAATCCTTGACAATAAATACGGAAAACGAGGTGCAAAAGAAAGAGAACAGTGGGAACAAGAATTTGAAAGTTTCCAACTTGGTGTTTTGCTGGAGGAAGCAAGACGCAAACTTGGTATGACACAAGAAGAACTTGCTGAAAAGTGCGGAACAAATAAGTCTTACATTTCACGTATAGAAAATAATGCAAGTGACATTCGACTTTCAACTTTGATGAAAATTATTCAAACGGGATTAGGCGGACATTTAAAACTTACTTTACAGCTCTAACAAAAAGAACGAACCGCCAACAAGGTATTGCCGCAAGCGGGGGATATTTGCATTTTAGAAAAATTTGTTTACCTTTGAGGTGTGGTATTTCAGTTGAAGTTGGGTGCTGAGAAGTCCCCGCCTTCGGCAATACCCGGACCGTTAGCAGTAATGGTAGGACGACCCAACCGATAACAATAGACAATGCAGAAAACGACATTTAAAATATCAAAAATGGACTGCCCATCCGAAGAACAAATGATACGGATGAAACTTGCCGACTTGACAAACATCAACTCGTTGGACTTTGATATACCGAACAGACAACTGACCGTTTTTCACACTGACAATCACGACCAAATTTTTCAACGACTTGACAACTTAAAGTTTGACACTTCTCTTATTGACAGCGTTTCGGCAGACAATTACATTTCAACAACCGACAACACAGACCGAGAAAAAAAATTACTTTGGCAAGTTTTAGCCATCAACTTTTTCTTTTTTGCACTTGAACTTGCGACAGGTTTTATTTCTAACTCAATGGGACTTGTAGCCGACAGTTTGGATATGCTTGCCGACAGTATTGTTTACGGACTTGCACTTTTTGCAGTTGGTGGGACAATGACACGAAAAAAGAACATTGCAAAATCGGCAGGTTATTTTCAGTTGACACTTGCGGTTTTTGGTTTTATAGAAGTTATCAGACGATTTGTTGGAACGGAAACAATTCCAGTATTTCAGACAATGATAATTATTTCAATTCTTGCTCTTATTGGAAACGGACTGTGTTTGTATTTACTGCAAAAAAGTAAAAGCAAAGAAGCACATATGCAAGCAAGTATGATTTTCACATCTAATGACGTAATTGTAAACCTTGGAGTAATTGTAGCAGGCGGACTTGTTTACTTGACAAACTCAAAATATCCTGACCTTATCGTTGGGACAATTGTATTTTTCATCGTTGGACAAGGAGCATTTAAAATCTTGAAACTATCAAAATGACGACTGAAAGACTGAAAGAAGAACCACTACTGCTAACAGCGGTTTGGCAAAAGGCGGGGTTTCGTGCTTCGTAGAGCCATTTGTGCAAGGTTCAACATTTGTGCTTCGTATGAAATTTAGTGCTAAAAGTCCCGCCCTTCGCCAAGCCGCAAACCGTTATGCGACATTTTATAGAAAAATATGCGATATAGTAGAAAACAAATAACTAAAGCAGGAGAAAAACTTATATCTTCAAAGTCAGATAGTGAAATTAATGAAGCATTAAGTATGATTAACAGTTGGAGAACAACTCATTTGCATCCACTTGTTGTATTAAAAAACAGTTTAATACGTCTTTTGTCAAAAAATAATATTGAACCAAAATTAATTTCACAAAGACTTAAAAGATTAACATCAATAGTTTATAAGCTTGACCTAAACCCAAGTATGGGCTTAGGTGGAATGCAAGATATTGGAGGCTATCGTGCTGTTTTGAAAGATGTTAGAGACTTGAAAAAATTGAACGAAGCGTTGAAAAATCAAAGAAGTAATCATAAACTTGAAAAAATTGTGGATTATGTTAATGAGCCCAAACATACAGGTTATAGAAGTATTCATTACATTTATAAATATTCGTCAACAAAAGAAGATTATGACGGATTGAAAATTGAATTACAAATTAGAACGAAACTGCAACACAATTGGGCAACCGCTGTTGAAACAGCGGGGATAATAACTAAAACATCTTTAAAATCAAATCAAGGTCCAGATGAATGGCTAGACTTTTTTAAAGTGGTAAGTTCGCTATTCGCAATTAAGGAGAAACTTCCAGTTATGGAAGAGCATAAAAATCTATCGATGGAAGATTTGATGATTAAATGTTACAATTACTGCAATGAATTAAATATTTTAACAAAATTGAAAGCGATAAGAGTTTCTACAAATAGAATTGAGTCAGATAATTTTCCAGGGGATTACTATTTGCTTAACATCAACCTTGTCCAAATGTCAGTAAATATTCAAATCTTCAATAAGAATCAATTTGAATATGCAACAAAAGAATATTTAAGACTTGAAACTAGTATTAAAGAGAGCGAAAATGCTGTTGTATTAGTTTCGGCTTCCTCTTTAAAAACTCTAAAAAAAGCATATCCTAGCTACTTTCTTGACACTTCTGAATTTATCCAAGCAATTGAAAAAATGAATACAAATTGTAAGGAAAAAAAATATGTTTAACAAAAACGTCGCATAACATAGTATTTGCAAAAGGCGGGGTTAAGTGCAGGGTTGAAAATTTAGTAATATTTATCCGCTTCTGCTTTTCCGTATTACTTTTTTTGAGTAAATTAGCATGACGGAAAAAGCATCCGCTTCGGTTGAACTGAATTGAACTTAAAGTTCATTTCAGCTCCGCCCTTCGCAAATACTTTTCCCGTTGTGCGTCAGCTTATTCGAACATTGTGCATAAAACAAA
Coding sequences within:
- a CDS encoding multicopper oxidase domain-containing protein, translated to MDNQKNIYKKLLPIVLMLLATTTIFAQKVVRYDLYVKDTIVNFTGKEKRAIAVNGQIPMPTLTFTEGDTAEIHVHNRLRESTSLHWHGLYLPNKEDGVPYLTQMPIEPNTTHVYRFPIIQNGTHWYHSHSGLQEQIGMYGSMVLLKRADDPTFRKGIDDLPSVPIILSEWTDYNPDNVHRMLHNANDWFAIKKNTVQSYAEAKKAGHFKTKLTNEWKRMLAMDVSDVYYDKFLINGTSESQLAQFKAGDKVRLRISNGGASSYFWLTYAGGKMTVVANDGNDVEPVVVDRLIIGVSETYDVIVTIPAENTSYEFLATPEDRTKSASIYIGSGIKQLASPLPKLKYFEGMKMMNDMMKMDGTMNDMGMDMSLQQMDMNTVMYPEITGENKPKKSEHSDHSNHTMPSNDIVTLNYAMLKSPTKTTLPKDAPIRELRFELTGNMNRYVWSMDNRVLAETDKILIKKGEIVRITLYNNSMMRHPMHLHGHDFRVINGQGDYAPLKNVLDIMPMETNVIEFEANLEGDWFFHCHILYHMMAGMNRVFSTENQAPNPLLPDKKWAYKKLQRESNELHFMFQNDFATNGNDGMTMLQNTRWSFGTEWRLGYSDKHGYETETHIGRYIGRNQWLMPFIGFDWRYRKHETPEKNLFGQTNTKDNRTQFSLGVAYTLPMLIILQTEVYHDGNVRVQLRREDIPLSKRFRAAFMVNTDREYMLGLNYIASKNLGFRTHYDSDMGFGVGLTFNY
- a CDS encoding cation diffusion facilitator family transporter; protein product: MQKTTFKISKMDCPSEEQMIRMKLADLTNINSLDFDIPNRQLTVFHTDNHDQIFQRLDNLKFDTSLIDSVSADNYISTTDNTDREKKLLWQVLAINFFFFALELATGFISNSMGLVADSLDMLADSIVYGLALFAVGGTMTRKKNIAKSAGYFQLTLAVFGFIEVIRRFVGTETIPVFQTMIIISILALIGNGLCLYLLQKSKSKEAHMQASMIFTSNDVIVNLGVIVAGGLVYLTNSKYPDLIVGTIVFFIVGQGAFKILKLSK
- a CDS encoding helix-turn-helix domain-containing protein produces the protein MKTKENNITTLDEILDNKYGKRGAKEREQWEQEFESFQLGVLLEEARRKLGMTQEELAEKCGTNKSYISRIENNASDIRLSTLMKIIQTGLGGHLKLTLQL
- a CDS encoding type II toxin-antitoxin system RelE/ParE family toxin, whose protein sequence is METIRQVIAYKKYFLDFYQAQTDEVQRKIEWTLNLLRTIDRVPKKYFDHITGTDGLFEVRVELGGNIFRIFAFFDKGNLVVLGNGFQKKSQKTPKNEIEKAIKIKAEYENERK
- a CDS encoding RelA/SpoT domain-containing protein gives rise to the protein MRYSRKQITKAGEKLISSKSDSEINEALSMINSWRTTHLHPLVVLKNSLIRLLSKNNIEPKLISQRLKRLTSIVYKLDLNPSMGLGGMQDIGGYRAVLKDVRDLKKLNEALKNQRSNHKLEKIVDYVNEPKHTGYRSIHYIYKYSSTKEDYDGLKIELQIRTKLQHNWATAVETAGIITKTSLKSNQGPDEWLDFFKVVSSLFAIKEKLPVMEEHKNLSMEDLMIKCYNYCNELNILTKLKAIRVSTNRIESDNFPGDYYLLNINLVQMSVNIQIFNKNQFEYATKEYLRLETSIKESENAVVLVSASSLKTLKKAYPSYFLDTSEFIQAIEKMNTNCKEKKYV